In the genome of Halapricum salinum, one region contains:
- a CDS encoding RidA family protein codes for MERQRVSSGTEWEENVGYSRAVPAGDRVCVSGTTATDEDGQPLSGTPSEQTRVALETVADALAEAGATIEDVVRTRMYVTDADDWPEIGRAHSEFFDDVRPAATMVEVASLIDPDLCVEVEVEAVVDC; via the coding sequence ATGGAACGACAACGTGTTTCAAGCGGCACCGAGTGGGAAGAGAACGTCGGCTACTCGCGAGCAGTCCCGGCCGGCGACCGCGTCTGTGTTTCGGGCACGACGGCGACCGACGAGGATGGCCAACCGCTGTCCGGGACGCCCTCCGAACAGACCCGGGTCGCGCTCGAAACCGTCGCGGACGCGCTCGCGGAGGCCGGAGCGACTATCGAGGACGTGGTCCGGACGCGCATGTACGTCACCGATGCCGACGACTGGCCCGAGATCGGCCGCGCCCACAGCGAATTCTTCGACGACGTGCGGCCGGCTGCGACGATGGTCGAAGTTGCGTCGTTGATCGATCCCGACCTGTGTGTCGAGGTCGAAGTCGAGGCGGTCGTAGACTGCTGA
- a CDS encoding PQQ-binding-like beta-propeller repeat protein, with product MDSVGISRRSVLGGVAAAMAGSGCLATGKTTQPRASDWPQRGYDAGGTFYKDAGSPPVEDAEVAWAAVVDNSLYEAIDHRWHDDWRWNHYRDLTYQRHIGSLAYKYDRTPLVTVGERAHLSGLEDSIVDLTDGTKTERDDCEDRALVGAARTDTYRDGMLVGTGVSDGADCRGRCHVLQGFRPPTEDRAWCEGSKRWTAGAPQDLPATAVAGRIEDGTVVTVVPESEPPYRVVGIDADDGRIEWENTVSHGVHRLRVEDGVAYASVVGEDSGEMTILDDSSIRQRVEIEPTDLLEAVRDGVAYLRDFRTDEAPPSIKAVDAASGETRRLLDGSTVSQRIGGTPTGVGDLVVGPDRLFASVNTENGDEGAVLALDHSDGAIEWVRQFPGWLRLCGTDDALYVAGYPHTYALDPASGGRLWSVRLPPSPSFGPGVYRPVVADSKVLVPLERRLVALEEP from the coding sequence ATGGATTCGGTTGGGATCTCGCGCCGCTCGGTTCTGGGCGGCGTCGCAGCCGCGATGGCAGGGAGTGGCTGTCTCGCGACTGGGAAAACAACGCAACCGCGGGCGAGCGACTGGCCGCAACGAGGCTACGACGCTGGCGGGACCTTCTACAAGGACGCTGGATCACCACCTGTCGAAGACGCCGAGGTCGCCTGGGCTGCAGTGGTGGACAACAGCCTGTACGAAGCCATCGATCACCGATGGCACGACGACTGGCGATGGAACCACTATCGTGATCTCACGTACCAGCGCCACATCGGGAGCCTCGCGTACAAGTACGACCGGACGCCTCTGGTCACCGTCGGCGAGCGAGCACACCTCAGCGGGTTAGAAGATTCGATCGTCGATCTGACCGACGGCACGAAAACCGAGCGCGACGACTGCGAGGATCGCGCACTGGTCGGTGCTGCCCGGACAGACACGTACCGGGACGGAATGCTCGTCGGAACGGGAGTCAGCGACGGTGCTGACTGCCGCGGTCGCTGTCACGTCCTCCAGGGGTTTCGACCCCCAACTGAAGATCGGGCGTGGTGTGAAGGGTCCAAGCGCTGGACGGCCGGTGCACCCCAGGACCTCCCGGCGACCGCGGTGGCGGGCCGAATCGAGGACGGGACGGTCGTGACGGTCGTTCCCGAATCCGAACCCCCCTACCGGGTCGTCGGGATCGACGCCGATGACGGGCGTATCGAGTGGGAGAACACGGTCTCCCACGGCGTCCACCGACTTCGCGTCGAGGACGGAGTGGCCTACGCGTCCGTCGTCGGCGAGGACAGTGGGGAGATGACGATATTGGATGACTCTTCGATCCGCCAGCGCGTCGAGATCGAACCGACGGACCTCCTCGAAGCAGTCCGGGACGGCGTGGCCTATCTCCGGGATTTCAGAACCGACGAGGCGCCTCCGTCGATCAAAGCGGTCGACGCCGCGTCCGGCGAGACGAGACGACTCCTGGATGGATCGACGGTTTCGCAACGAATCGGCGGCACGCCGACCGGCGTCGGCGACCTCGTCGTGGGACCGGATCGGCTGTTCGCCAGCGTGAACACCGAAAACGGAGACGAGGGGGCAGTGCTCGCACTGGACCATTCGGACGGAGCGATCGAGTGGGTGCGCCAGTTCCCGGGGTGGCTTCGACTCTGCGGGACTGACGACGCCCTGTACGTAGCAGGGTATCCACACACGTACGCGCTGGATCCGGCGTCGGGCGGTCGCCTGTGGTCGGTCAGATTGCCCCCCAGTCCCAGTTTCGGCCCCGGCGTGTATCGTCCGGTCGTGGCAGATTCGAAGGTTCTCGTTCCACTCGAAAGGCGTCTCGTCGCCCTGGAGGAACCATGA
- a CDS encoding thioredoxin family protein codes for MVSLDTADHRLSRGDAAPDFELPGTDGTTYTLEDFDDYDALLVVFTCNHCPYAKAKFAELNYLAGEHDDLAVVGISSNDAEEYPDDSFERMQELVEEGTIDYDAYLYDESQDVAAAYGAVCTPDPFLFANDAGTFRLAYHGRIDDALNPDDDPSEYEMREYVETVLAGESVEAEDKPSRGCSIKWKAGNEPDYWNV; via the coding sequence ATGGTTTCGCTCGACACTGCCGATCACCGACTCTCGCGTGGCGACGCCGCACCGGACTTCGAACTCCCCGGGACGGACGGCACGACCTACACGCTGGAGGACTTCGACGACTACGACGCGCTGCTCGTGGTATTCACCTGCAACCACTGCCCGTACGCCAAAGCGAAGTTCGCGGAACTGAACTACCTCGCGGGCGAGCACGACGACCTCGCAGTCGTCGGGATCAGCTCCAACGACGCCGAGGAGTACCCGGACGACTCCTTCGAGCGCATGCAGGAACTGGTCGAGGAGGGGACGATCGACTACGACGCCTACCTCTACGACGAGTCCCAGGACGTGGCGGCGGCCTACGGCGCGGTCTGTACGCCCGACCCGTTCCTCTTCGCCAACGACGCGGGGACCTTCCGGCTGGCCTATCACGGGCGGATCGACGACGCGCTCAACCCCGACGACGACCCGAGCGAGTACGAGATGCGCGAGTACGTCGAGACGGTGCTCGCCGGCGAGTCGGTCGAGGCCGAGGACAAGCCCTCGCGTGGCTGTTCGATCAAGTGGAAAGCGGGGAACGAACCGGACTACTGGAACGTCTAG